One region of Micromonospora ureilytica genomic DNA includes:
- a CDS encoding thiolase family protein, protein MPREVRDVVFVDGVRTPFGKAGGMYVNTRADDLVIRCIRELLRRNPQLPPERVEEVAIAATTQIGDQGLTIGRTAALLAGLPKTVPGFAIDRMCAGAMTAVTTVASGIAMGAYDIAIAGGVEHMGRHPMGEGVDPNPRIIAEKLVDPSALVMGSTAENLHDLVPHITKARTDAFALASQQKTAKAYANGKLQDDLVPMSIRDAEGGWGLATVDEAPRDTSLEKLATLKTPFRPHGKVTAGNAAGLNDGATASLLADEATARELGLPVAMRLVSFGFVGVEPEVMGVGPIPSTEKALRLAGLSIDDIGLFELNEAFAVQVLAFLDHFGIADDDARVNPWGGAIAIGHPLASSGVRLMTQLARQFAEHPEVRYGVTAMCIGIGMGGTVIWENPHWTEGDK, encoded by the coding sequence GTGCCCCGTGAAGTTCGCGACGTCGTCTTCGTCGACGGCGTCCGTACCCCGTTCGGCAAGGCGGGTGGCATGTACGTCAACACCCGCGCCGACGACCTGGTGATCCGCTGCATCCGGGAACTGCTGCGTCGCAACCCGCAGCTGCCCCCGGAGCGGGTCGAGGAGGTCGCCATCGCGGCCACCACCCAGATCGGCGACCAGGGCCTCACCATCGGCCGCACCGCCGCCCTGCTGGCCGGGCTGCCCAAGACCGTTCCCGGCTTCGCCATCGACCGGATGTGCGCGGGGGCGATGACCGCGGTCACCACGGTGGCCAGCGGCATCGCCATGGGCGCGTACGACATCGCCATCGCCGGTGGGGTCGAGCACATGGGCCGCCACCCGATGGGTGAGGGCGTCGACCCCAACCCGCGCATCATCGCGGAGAAGCTGGTCGACCCGTCCGCGCTGGTGATGGGCTCCACCGCGGAGAACCTGCACGACCTGGTCCCGCACATCACCAAGGCACGCACCGACGCGTTCGCGCTCGCCTCGCAGCAGAAGACCGCCAAGGCGTACGCCAACGGGAAGCTCCAGGACGACCTGGTGCCGATGTCCATCCGCGACGCGGAGGGCGGCTGGGGTCTGGCGACTGTGGACGAGGCCCCGCGGGACACGTCGCTGGAGAAGCTGGCCACCCTGAAGACCCCGTTCCGCCCGCACGGCAAGGTCACCGCGGGCAACGCGGCCGGCCTGAACGACGGCGCCACCGCGAGTCTGCTGGCCGACGAGGCCACCGCCCGCGAGCTGGGCCTGCCGGTCGCCATGCGGCTGGTGTCGTTCGGCTTCGTCGGAGTCGAGCCGGAGGTGATGGGCGTCGGCCCGATCCCGTCGACGGAGAAGGCGCTGCGCCTGGCCGGGCTCAGCATCGACGACATCGGCCTGTTCGAGTTGAACGAGGCGTTCGCCGTGCAGGTGCTCGCCTTCCTCGACCACTTCGGCATCGCCGACGACGACGCGCGGGTCAACCCGTGGGGCGGTGCGATCGCCATCGGTCACCCGCTGGCCTCCTCCGGCGTACGGCTGATGACGCAGCTGGCCCGCCAGTTCGCCGAGCACCCCGAGGTCCGCTACGGCGTGACCGCGATGTGCATCGGCATCGGCATGGGCGGCACGGTCATCTGGGAGAACCCGCACTGGACGGAGGGCGACAAGTGA
- a CDS encoding 3-hydroxyacyl-CoA dehydrogenase NAD-binding domain-containing protein yields MSALAAPNEVVTRALLRQVNVPGLDRPAALITLDNGFDHTKPNTFGPGGLASLDEAITAALAADPAFIAVTGKPYIFCVGADIVGLPQLADRAQALEIGRLGHRVFARLKDSTVPTFAFVNGAAMGGGLELALHCHYRTLSGGAAALALPEVSLGLVPGWGGTQLLPNLIGIPAATQVIIQNPLMQNKMLKPKQAAELGIADILLEPADFLERSLEWAAGVVRGQVTVTRPEVDKDMWAGVLYFARETLNQRLHGAVPAAYKALDLLETAKDGDFAAGTAAEDEALADLVFSEELRSGLYAFDLVQRRAKRPAGAPDKGLARTITKVGIVGAGLMASQLALLFARRLQVPVVLTDLDQSRVDKGVGYVHTQIEKAVIKGRMDKGTAAKLYGLVSGTVDKSAFADADFVIEAVFEDLGVKKQVWAELEKIVSPEAVLATNTSSLSITEMAAELEHPERVVGFHFFNPVAVLPLLEIVRGERTDDVTLATAFAVGKQLKKSSVLVKDAPAFVVNRLLTRFLGTVFAAVDAGTPLDVANSALDPLGLPMRPLALLQLVGPAVAYHVGGTLHAAYPDRFSVSENLKRIADSGQPIVVDDQVNEEVAKLLVVGDQPLTAEQVRQNALDALAQEIRLMLDEGVVAEAQDIDLCMILGAGWPFHLGGVTPYLDRTGTSERVTGQRFLPLGAASLPA; encoded by the coding sequence GTGAGCGCACTGGCCGCACCGAACGAGGTCGTCACCCGGGCGCTGCTGCGCCAGGTGAACGTGCCGGGGCTGGACCGGCCCGCCGCCCTGATCACGCTGGACAACGGCTTCGACCACACCAAGCCGAACACCTTCGGCCCGGGTGGGCTGGCCAGCCTGGACGAGGCGATCACGGCCGCGCTCGCCGCGGACCCGGCGTTCATCGCGGTCACCGGCAAGCCGTACATCTTCTGCGTGGGCGCGGACATCGTGGGCCTGCCGCAGCTCGCCGACCGCGCGCAGGCGCTGGAGATCGGGCGGCTCGGCCACCGGGTCTTCGCCAGGCTCAAGGACAGCACCGTCCCCACGTTCGCGTTCGTCAACGGCGCGGCGATGGGCGGTGGCCTGGAGCTGGCGCTGCACTGCCACTACCGGACGCTCTCCGGCGGCGCGGCGGCCCTCGCGCTGCCCGAGGTCTCCCTCGGCCTGGTGCCCGGCTGGGGTGGCACCCAGCTGCTGCCGAACCTGATCGGCATCCCCGCCGCGACCCAGGTGATCATTCAGAACCCGCTGATGCAGAACAAGATGCTCAAGCCGAAGCAGGCGGCCGAGCTGGGCATCGCGGACATCCTGTTGGAGCCGGCGGACTTCCTGGAGCGGTCCCTGGAGTGGGCCGCCGGTGTGGTCCGGGGTCAGGTCACAGTGACCCGACCCGAGGTCGACAAGGACATGTGGGCGGGCGTGCTCTACTTCGCCCGGGAGACGCTGAACCAGCGGCTGCACGGCGCGGTCCCGGCCGCGTACAAGGCGCTCGACCTGCTGGAGACGGCGAAGGACGGTGACTTCGCCGCCGGCACCGCCGCCGAGGACGAGGCCCTCGCGGACCTGGTCTTCTCCGAGGAGCTGCGCAGCGGCCTGTACGCGTTCGACCTGGTGCAGCGGCGGGCCAAGCGCCCGGCCGGCGCACCGGACAAGGGCCTGGCTCGGACGATCACCAAGGTCGGCATCGTCGGTGCGGGCCTGATGGCCAGCCAGTTGGCGCTGTTGTTCGCTCGTCGCCTCCAGGTGCCTGTGGTGCTGACCGACCTCGACCAGTCCCGCGTGGACAAGGGCGTCGGCTACGTGCACACCCAGATCGAGAAGGCCGTCATCAAGGGCCGGATGGACAAGGGCACCGCAGCCAAGCTGTACGGCCTGGTCAGCGGCACTGTCGACAAGAGCGCCTTCGCGGATGCCGACTTCGTCATCGAGGCGGTCTTCGAGGACCTGGGCGTCAAGAAGCAGGTCTGGGCCGAGTTGGAGAAGATCGTCTCTCCGGAGGCGGTGCTCGCCACCAACACCAGCTCGTTGTCGATCACCGAGATGGCCGCCGAGTTGGAGCACCCGGAGCGGGTGGTCGGCTTCCACTTCTTCAACCCGGTGGCGGTGCTGCCGCTGCTGGAGATCGTCCGGGGCGAGCGGACCGACGACGTCACCCTGGCGACCGCGTTCGCCGTGGGCAAGCAGCTCAAGAAGTCGAGCGTGCTGGTCAAGGACGCTCCGGCGTTCGTGGTGAACCGGCTGCTCACCCGCTTCCTGGGCACCGTCTTCGCCGCCGTCGACGCCGGCACCCCGCTGGACGTGGCGAACAGCGCACTGGACCCGCTGGGCCTGCCGATGCGCCCGCTCGCCCTGCTCCAGCTGGTCGGGCCGGCCGTCGCGTACCACGTGGGCGGCACCCTGCACGCCGCGTACCCGGACCGGTTCTCCGTCAGCGAGAACCTCAAGCGGATCGCCGACTCGGGCCAACCGATCGTGGTCGACGACCAGGTCAACGAAGAGGTCGCCAAGCTGCTCGTGGTCGGTGACCAGCCGCTGACCGCGGAGCAGGTACGCCAGAACGCCCTCGACGCGCTCGCGCAGGAGATCCGGCTGATGCTGGACGAGGGTGTGGTCGCCGAGGCGCAGGACATCGACCTGTGCATGATCCTGGGCGCCGGTTGGCCGTTCCACCTGGGCGGCGTCACGCCGTACCTGGATCGGACCGGCACCTCCGAGCGGGTCACCGGCCAGCGGTTCCTGCCGCTTGGCGCGGCGAGCCTGCCGGCCTGA
- a CDS encoding ArsR/SmtB family transcription factor — MAQYSAQLDGVFVALADPTRRWVIRRLGHGPTSVGDLAREFSMTLPSFMKHVQTLESNGLIHTTKSGRVRTCVLNRDRLAVVDDWLAEQRRIWEERTDRLEHLVTDQQERQQ, encoded by the coding sequence ATGGCACAGTATTCGGCGCAGCTCGACGGCGTGTTCGTCGCCCTCGCTGACCCGACCCGGCGCTGGGTCATCCGACGCCTCGGCCACGGTCCGACGAGCGTCGGCGACCTCGCCCGCGAATTCTCGATGACCCTTCCCTCGTTCATGAAGCACGTGCAGACGCTCGAGTCGAACGGACTGATCCACACGACCAAGTCCGGCCGGGTGCGCACCTGCGTGCTCAACCGCGACCGCCTCGCCGTCGTCGACGACTGGCTCGCCGAGCAGCGCCGGATTTGGGAAGAGCGCACGGATCGCCTGGAACACCTCGTCACCGATCAGCAGGAGAGGCAGCAGTGA
- a CDS encoding SRPBCC domain-containing protein, translating into MNPDLDLTMARVIRAPRTAVWSAWTDPSRFEKWWIPAPSLCRVDRLDVRPGGALVTRLSDDGVEFVPHLDACFLVVDDLERIVFTNVINSAWRPANPTPVAMTAEITMKDHPDGTDYRIIVRHGDPAARDLHEKIGFADGWGSVTEQLAGLTESQGAL; encoded by the coding sequence GTGAATCCGGACCTGGACCTGACCATGGCGCGGGTTATCCGCGCCCCTCGCACCGCCGTGTGGAGCGCCTGGACCGACCCGTCCCGCTTCGAGAAGTGGTGGATACCGGCGCCGTCCCTGTGCCGCGTCGATCGCTTGGACGTCCGGCCCGGTGGCGCACTCGTGACCCGGCTGAGCGACGACGGGGTGGAGTTCGTCCCGCACCTCGACGCGTGCTTCCTCGTCGTCGACGACCTCGAACGGATCGTGTTCACCAACGTGATCAACAGCGCCTGGCGGCCCGCGAACCCTACCCCGGTTGCGATGACCGCGGAGATCACCATGAAGGACCATCCGGACGGCACTGACTACCGGATCATCGTCCGCCACGGTGATCCCGCCGCTCGTGACCTTCACGAGAAGATCGGCTTCGCGGACGGCTGGGGCTCGGTCACCGAACAACTCGCCGGGCTCACCGAGAGCCAGGGGGCGCTGTGA
- a CDS encoding dihydrofolate reductase family protein, translating to MKIVLTEFVTLDGVSQGPGSPTEDTSGDFTRGGWLVPYLDEVFVRRTSDWLGLADGLLLGRRTYEAFARDWPQITDPNDPFTERMNSLPKYVVTNTLAEGSWHPTTVLHGDPIRTVGELRAQPGRELQIHGSARLGKALLSAGLVDTLRIVVAPTVAGSGRRLLDHPNAPVGLRLVHHEATAKGLLLLEYEHVGAAPVAEYQGATTFV from the coding sequence GTGAAGATCGTCCTTACCGAGTTCGTCACTCTCGACGGCGTCAGCCAGGGGCCCGGCTCGCCGACCGAGGACACGAGTGGCGACTTCACCCGGGGTGGCTGGCTCGTGCCCTACCTGGACGAGGTCTTCGTCCGCCGCACCTCTGACTGGTTGGGTCTCGCCGACGGTCTGCTGCTCGGACGGCGGACCTACGAGGCGTTCGCTCGCGACTGGCCGCAGATCACCGACCCGAACGATCCGTTCACCGAACGGATGAACTCGCTCCCCAAGTACGTCGTGACCAACACCCTGGCGGAGGGTAGTTGGCACCCGACGACTGTGCTCCACGGCGACCCGATCCGCACCGTCGGAGAGCTCAGGGCGCAGCCAGGACGGGAGCTCCAGATTCACGGCAGCGCCCGACTTGGCAAGGCTCTGTTGTCAGCTGGCCTCGTCGACACACTCCGAATCGTCGTGGCCCCCACCGTGGCCGGTTCCGGGCGTCGACTGCTCGACCATCCGAATGCGCCCGTCGGCCTCCGACTGGTACACCACGAAGCGACGGCGAAGGGTCTGCTCCTGCTCGAGTACGAGCATGTCGGCGCCGCCCCGGTGGCGGAATACCAGGGCGCGACGACCTTCGTCTAG
- a CDS encoding VOC family protein yields the protein MSSTIHNISIDCHDTYALAGFWAQVFDCPRHPDDFPGDPEAMLLPPGGPEVLFIAVPEGKTVKNRLHLDLQPADRTRAEEVERLLGIGATFVADHVGPTGGGWVVLADPEGNEFCVLGNAAERAAAAAARAAALATSEVAESA from the coding sequence GTGAGTTCGACGATCCACAACATCAGCATCGACTGTCACGACACGTACGCCCTGGCTGGCTTCTGGGCGCAGGTCTTCGACTGCCCGCGGCACCCCGACGACTTTCCCGGCGACCCGGAGGCGATGCTCCTGCCGCCGGGTGGCCCGGAGGTGCTGTTCATCGCGGTGCCCGAGGGCAAGACGGTGAAGAACCGGCTGCACCTGGACCTGCAACCCGCTGATCGGACCCGGGCCGAGGAGGTCGAGCGACTGCTCGGCATCGGCGCGACGTTCGTCGCCGACCACGTCGGCCCGACCGGTGGTGGTTGGGTGGTGCTCGCCGACCCGGAGGGCAACGAGTTCTGCGTGCTCGGCAACGCCGCCGAGCGGGCGGCCGCGGCAGCGGCGCGGGCCGCGGCGCTCGCCACGTCGGAGGTTGCCGAGTCGGCCTGA
- a CDS encoding sensor histidine kinase, whose protein sequence is MSRRLRPTLRLRLTVLNGVLLIGAGAILVLLAWLLVRDALRPTDELVPGTIVLLSDGREMDAAQWQRQLVDAASGELLAKGLVALLAISVVGVAGAYAVAGRALRPLHQVTATAQRLGEATLDQRIGYSGADDEVAELAKTFDAMLDRIASAFEAQKRFVANASHELRTPLAVMRTEIDVTLSDDDADAAEYRRMATVVRDASERANGLVDALLVLARSEAQAGRQLGRRTECDLAAGTANALSAMRREVERIGLRVQTSLESAPVVGDPGLLDRLAGNLIENAVRYNHLHGRLWVRTGTDGDRSWLVVGNTGFEVDQADVPGLFEPFRRGGRERTGARGSGLGLSIVRAVCTAHGGTVRVIAQSGGGLEVTVTLPAVDAPALPGTVSTVG, encoded by the coding sequence GTGAGCCGGCGGTTGCGGCCCACTCTGCGGTTGCGGCTGACAGTGCTCAACGGTGTGCTGCTCATCGGGGCCGGAGCGATCCTGGTGCTGCTGGCCTGGCTGCTGGTGCGCGACGCGTTGCGACCCACCGACGAGTTGGTGCCCGGCACCATCGTGTTGCTCTCCGACGGTCGGGAGATGGACGCCGCCCAGTGGCAGCGGCAGTTGGTCGACGCCGCCTCCGGGGAGCTGCTGGCCAAGGGCCTGGTCGCGCTGTTGGCGATCAGCGTGGTCGGGGTGGCCGGCGCGTACGCGGTGGCCGGCCGGGCGCTGCGCCCGCTGCACCAGGTCACGGCGACAGCGCAGCGGCTCGGTGAGGCGACCCTGGACCAGCGGATCGGCTACTCGGGCGCCGACGACGAGGTGGCCGAGCTGGCCAAGACGTTCGACGCCATGCTGGACCGGATCGCGTCCGCGTTCGAGGCCCAGAAGCGTTTCGTGGCGAACGCCTCGCACGAGCTGCGTACCCCGCTCGCCGTGATGCGGACGGAGATCGACGTGACGCTCAGCGACGACGACGCGGACGCCGCCGAGTACCGACGGATGGCGACAGTCGTCCGCGACGCCTCCGAGCGGGCCAACGGCCTGGTGGACGCGCTGTTGGTGCTGGCCCGCAGCGAGGCGCAGGCCGGGCGGCAGCTGGGCCGGCGTACCGAGTGTGACCTCGCCGCGGGCACCGCCAACGCGTTGTCGGCGATGCGCCGCGAGGTGGAACGGATCGGCCTGCGGGTGCAGACGTCGTTGGAGTCCGCCCCGGTCGTCGGCGACCCGGGGCTGCTCGACCGACTGGCCGGAAACCTGATCGAGAACGCGGTCCGCTACAACCACCTGCACGGCCGGCTGTGGGTGCGTACCGGCACCGACGGCGACCGGTCCTGGCTGGTGGTGGGGAACACCGGTTTCGAGGTGGACCAGGCCGACGTGCCGGGACTGTTCGAGCCGTTCCGGCGTGGTGGCCGGGAACGCACCGGCGCCCGGGGCTCCGGCCTGGGGCTGTCCATCGTCCGGGCGGTCTGCACGGCGCACGGCGGCACCGTGCGGGTGATCGCGCAGTCGGGCGGTGGTCTGGAGGTGACTGTCACCCTGCCGGCGGTGGACGCCCCGGCGCTGCCCGGCACGGTTTCCACCGTCGGCTGA
- a CDS encoding response regulator transcription factor, with product MRVLVVEDERNLADAIARGLRKRGMAVDVAYDGDAGHEAAFVTRYDVVVLDRDLPGVHGDQICADLAASGALTRVLMLTASGTVADRVEGLQLGADDYLPKPFAFDELVARVQALGRRATPAAPPVLELADLVLDPARRVATRAGVPMDLTNKEFGVLCELLKARGAVVSSEELLERVWDANTDPFTTIVRVTVMTLRKKLGDPPLIETVVGAGYRTAEVGA from the coding sequence ATGCGGGTACTGGTGGTCGAGGACGAGCGCAACCTCGCCGACGCGATCGCACGCGGGTTGCGCAAGCGGGGGATGGCGGTCGACGTGGCGTACGACGGCGACGCCGGCCACGAGGCGGCGTTCGTCACCCGGTACGACGTGGTGGTGCTCGACCGCGACCTGCCCGGTGTCCACGGCGACCAGATCTGCGCCGACCTGGCGGCCTCCGGCGCGTTGACCCGCGTGCTGATGCTCACCGCCAGCGGCACCGTGGCCGACCGGGTGGAGGGGTTGCAGCTCGGCGCGGACGACTACCTGCCCAAGCCGTTCGCCTTCGACGAACTGGTCGCCCGGGTGCAGGCGTTGGGCCGGCGGGCCACCCCGGCCGCGCCGCCCGTGCTCGAACTGGCCGACCTGGTGCTCGACCCGGCCCGCCGGGTGGCCACCCGCGCCGGTGTGCCGATGGACCTCACCAACAAGGAGTTCGGGGTGCTCTGCGAACTGCTCAAGGCGCGCGGCGCTGTGGTCTCCAGTGAGGAACTGCTGGAACGGGTCTGGGACGCCAACACCGACCCGTTCACCACAATCGTCCGGGTCACCGTGATGACGCTGCGCAAGAAGCTCGGTGACCCGCCGCTGATCGAGACGGTGGTCGGAGCGGGCTACCGCACCGCTGAGGTGGGAGCGTGA
- a CDS encoding peptidase C39 family protein, producing the protein MTTAAPPTRRDIAYRGFHLPADAAGGSGDGLRAGGRGLVLDGVAQRGTWTSPPVPVGFAVAEVVPSWTADTPDGCWIEVELRGWHDDAPSTDWYRLARWAADDHTVRRTSLPGQRDGAARVDTDTLLVTGATVTGWQARVTLCRPAGSPTGPVLGSVGTGPVLGSLGTGPVLRSVGAVATGPTPTDHGYEREPTSTAARGIVLDVPRYSQRLHAGQYPQWGGGGDSWCSPTCTSMVLAYWGAEPTPDRYAWVEPSGPRPVVVHAARHCYDHAYAGAGNWPFNTAYAGLHGVDAFVTRLRSLVEAEAFVAAGIPLIVSAAFRADEVPGLGYDTGGHLMVLVGFTADGDPVLNDPYAPDDDAVRRTVPRRGFEAVWQRGSGGVAYVLRPESVPLPPPPAQANW; encoded by the coding sequence ATGACCACTGCGGCACCACCCACCCGACGGGACATCGCCTACCGGGGTTTCCACCTGCCGGCCGACGCGGCCGGCGGCAGCGGCGACGGCCTGCGCGCCGGCGGTCGAGGGCTCGTCCTCGACGGCGTCGCCCAGCGGGGCACCTGGACGTCGCCGCCGGTGCCTGTCGGCTTCGCCGTCGCCGAGGTGGTGCCGTCCTGGACGGCGGACACCCCGGACGGCTGCTGGATCGAGGTGGAGCTGCGCGGGTGGCACGACGACGCGCCCAGCACCGACTGGTACCGGCTGGCCCGCTGGGCAGCCGACGACCACACGGTACGACGCACCTCGCTGCCCGGACAGCGCGACGGCGCCGCCAGGGTCGACACCGACACCCTGCTCGTGACCGGAGCGACGGTCACCGGTTGGCAGGCGCGGGTGACCTTGTGCCGGCCCGCCGGCAGCCCGACCGGCCCGGTGCTGGGCAGCGTCGGCACCGGCCCGGTGCTGGGCAGCCTCGGCACCGGCCCGGTGCTGCGCAGCGTCGGCGCGGTCGCCACCGGGCCGACCCCGACCGACCACGGGTACGAGCGCGAGCCCACCTCGACCGCCGCCCGTGGCATCGTGCTGGACGTGCCCCGCTACTCCCAGCGGCTGCACGCCGGCCAGTACCCGCAGTGGGGTGGTGGCGGCGACTCCTGGTGCAGCCCCACCTGCACCTCGATGGTGCTCGCCTACTGGGGTGCCGAGCCGACACCGGACCGCTACGCCTGGGTGGAGCCGTCCGGCCCGCGTCCGGTGGTGGTGCACGCCGCCCGACACTGCTACGACCACGCGTACGCGGGGGCCGGCAACTGGCCGTTCAACACCGCGTATGCCGGTCTGCACGGGGTGGACGCGTTCGTCACCCGACTGCGGTCACTTGTCGAGGCGGAGGCGTTCGTAGCGGCCGGCATCCCCCTGATCGTCTCTGCCGCGTTCCGGGCCGACGAGGTGCCGGGGCTCGGGTACGACACCGGAGGGCACCTGATGGTGCTGGTCGGCTTCACCGCCGACGGCGACCCGGTGCTCAACGACCCGTACGCCCCGGACGACGACGCCGTCCGTCGTACCGTGCCCCGGCGGGGGTTCGAGGCGGTCTGGCAGCGTGGCAGCGGCGGGGTGGCGTACGTACTGCGACCCGAGTCGGTGCCGCTGCCCCCTCCACCCGCCCAGGCGAACTGGTGA
- a CDS encoding outer membrane protein assembly factor BamB family protein: MTDSVIDLGELRHGPDPDPLPRPPRAHGRPLRCALVVLLALVTLAAAAVPPSRRAPVTLPARPGSDIMIDGDLFLVMEPTNTATRQTRLAAYRLPGGEPLWQAPLSAEARYWGMRSLAGMVLVTGFEIGPEGRETRTVALDRATGAYQWQQPGVAYELTDGNLLLRSGGETEPSSVRAVDPCCGTVRWDLPPTIAEISIRDTGRGVDRIVLSQANGLVEVRDTTTGAALARAEMRPPGGARLGIELIDDLLLAIDRGSGTINAYGLDRLERRWTRASGPIEFALDCGPVVCLRTGGNELQALDPATGDERWRSDRWLWGWPYESRLMANVSGFGPMEQYIVLDALTGRQLADLGRWELYQLGVGGRLVGIRRHPDGGVLVGELDIAAGEVRIVDVLPDATGECQAITGYLVCGATAAGSYQLWELAD; encoded by the coding sequence ATGACCGACTCGGTGATCGACCTCGGCGAGCTGCGGCACGGTCCGGACCCTGACCCGCTGCCCCGCCCGCCCCGCGCTCACGGTCGCCCGCTGCGCTGCGCGCTGGTCGTGCTGCTCGCGCTTGTCACGCTCGCCGCCGCGGCCGTGCCGCCATCCCGGCGGGCCCCGGTGACGCTGCCGGCCCGGCCCGGGTCCGACATCATGATCGACGGTGACCTTTTCCTGGTCATGGAGCCGACCAACACCGCGACACGGCAGACGCGGCTGGCCGCGTATCGGCTGCCCGGCGGCGAGCCGCTCTGGCAGGCGCCGCTGTCGGCGGAGGCCCGCTACTGGGGGATGAGATCGCTGGCCGGGATGGTGTTGGTCACCGGCTTCGAGATCGGCCCGGAGGGCCGGGAGACACGCACCGTCGCACTGGACCGGGCGACCGGGGCGTACCAGTGGCAGCAGCCGGGCGTCGCCTACGAGCTGACCGACGGCAACCTGCTGCTGCGCAGCGGCGGCGAGACCGAACCGTCAAGTGTGCGCGCGGTCGATCCGTGCTGCGGCACCGTGCGCTGGGACCTACCCCCCACCATCGCCGAGATCAGCATCCGGGACACCGGGCGCGGGGTGGACCGGATCGTGCTCAGCCAGGCGAACGGACTGGTCGAGGTACGCGACACCACTACCGGCGCGGCGCTGGCCCGTGCCGAGATGCGCCCACCCGGCGGCGCACGGCTGGGAATCGAACTGATCGACGACCTGCTGCTGGCCATCGACAGAGGCTCGGGCACGATCAACGCGTACGGGTTGGACCGGTTGGAGCGACGCTGGACACGCGCGAGCGGCCCGATCGAATTCGCGTTGGACTGTGGGCCCGTCGTGTGTCTCCGCACCGGTGGCAACGAGCTGCAGGCGCTCGACCCCGCGACCGGCGACGAGCGCTGGCGCAGTGACCGCTGGTTGTGGGGCTGGCCGTACGAGAGCCGGCTGATGGCCAACGTCAGCGGCTTCGGTCCGATGGAGCAGTACATCGTGCTCGACGCGCTGACCGGCCGACAGTTGGCCGACCTGGGCAGGTGGGAGCTGTACCAACTCGGTGTCGGCGGCCGGTTGGTCGGCATCCGCCGGCATCCCGACGGAGGGGTGCTCGTCGGTGAGTTGGACATCGCCGCCGGCGAGGTGCGCATCGTGGACGTGTTGCCCGATGCCACCGGGGAGTGTCAGGCGATCACCGGTTACCTGGTGTGCGGCGCCACCGCGGCCGGCTCGTACCAGCTCTGGGAACTGGCCGACTGA